A section of the Thermotoga caldifontis AZM44c09 genome encodes:
- a CDS encoding branched-chain amino acid ABC transporter permease, producing the protein MLQNIVNALVLGSSYVMIAVGLTLVYGILKILHIAHAGIYAFGALFAVYLYELGFPFVVAIVLSLVASSFLGVFIYRGFYKHVLDRGRIVPLVMSVGLFAAMEDLYRLAWGPYKRPFDVYLSLPDIMTPNLYLSSRGVLMLIVTVIVVFVLYLLLMKTKLGKSLRACSNDLHLAGAFGVNTDRTIAYGFLIGSCLAALGGILVGLYDNTVYPTMGSVPSYKAFVVVVLGGFGSIRGAVIASYILALVETFVVYKLGYLLPRDAIAFLTMIVLLMFKPEGLFGKVQR; encoded by the coding sequence GTGCTGCAAAACATCGTGAACGCTTTGGTGCTCGGCAGCAGTTATGTGATGATCGCCGTCGGATTGACACTCGTGTATGGGATTTTGAAGATACTCCACATAGCCCATGCGGGAATCTATGCGTTCGGAGCTCTCTTCGCGGTTTATCTCTACGAACTTGGTTTTCCCTTCGTGGTGGCGATCGTCCTTTCCCTCGTTGCTTCTTCTTTTCTTGGTGTGTTCATCTACAGGGGTTTTTACAAACATGTACTGGACAGGGGTCGAATCGTACCACTCGTGATGAGCGTAGGTCTGTTCGCCGCGATGGAAGATCTGTACAGGCTCGCATGGGGGCCTTACAAGCGTCCGTTCGATGTTTATCTGAGCCTGCCGGACATCATGACACCGAACCTGTATCTCAGTTCGAGAGGAGTTCTAATGTTGATAGTCACGGTTATCGTTGTATTCGTATTGTATCTTCTACTCATGAAGACAAAACTTGGAAAATCACTGAGGGCGTGTTCGAACGATCTTCATCTCGCTGGTGCTTTCGGTGTGAACACGGACAGGACGATCGCCTACGGTTTTTTGATCGGTTCCTGTCTGGCTGCGCTCGGGGGGATCCTCGTTGGCCTCTACGACAACACGGTCTATCCCACGATGGGCAGCGTACCTTCTTACAAAGCGTTCGTGGTTGTGGTGCTCGGAGGTTTTGGGAGTATCAGGGGTGCCGTCATCGCGAGCTACATACTGGCTCTCGTGGAGACGTTCGTGGTGTACAAACTCGGTTATCTTTTACCCAGGGATGCCATCGCGTTCCTCACCATGATCGTGCTTTTGATGTTCAAACCTGAAGGCTTGTTTGGGAAGGTGCAGAGATGA
- a CDS encoding metallophosphoesterase family protein: MKRSALVLILLISGVCLFSQIATKILFEDGWKIFGEENFVEKPSLPLTMIVYGDSRWGNQTHRKLVELMDEYRPAIVVHLGDMVNSGDNEKEWEIFFEITAPLRSYAFFQPVKGNHEKPDVYYRRHFGLYNYWAKVEDYVFIFLDPDTGVKRCENFIRSIDLSGKIPIVFLHYPIFSGGPHGRTQTVKNLQVLHDVFRELNVPIVFSSHDHNYQRIVKDGITYIVTGGGGAPLYRLDPIEGLLVGAVVHHFVKVNLHRDRIECEAISVNGEIIDSFTVSVRSSS, from the coding sequence ATGAAGCGTTCTGCACTTGTACTGATCCTTCTAATTTCTGGAGTTTGTCTCTTTTCACAGATAGCAACCAAGATTCTGTTCGAGGACGGCTGGAAAATCTTTGGGGAAGAGAACTTCGTCGAAAAACCTTCTCTCCCGCTCACGATGATCGTGTACGGCGATTCTCGTTGGGGCAACCAAACCCACAGGAAACTCGTTGAACTCATGGATGAGTACAGACCCGCCATCGTGGTTCATCTGGGCGACATGGTGAACAGTGGGGACAATGAAAAAGAGTGGGAGATCTTTTTCGAAATCACGGCGCCTCTGAGAAGTTACGCCTTCTTTCAGCCCGTAAAGGGGAACCACGAGAAACCCGATGTTTACTACAGACGGCACTTCGGACTTTACAACTACTGGGCTAAGGTGGAAGATTACGTTTTCATCTTCCTCGATCCAGACACAGGAGTTAAGAGGTGTGAGAATTTCATCAGGTCGATAGATCTGTCCGGGAAAATTCCGATCGTTTTTTTGCACTATCCCATCTTCAGCGGTGGCCCCCACGGAAGGACGCAGACTGTGAAGAACTTGCAGGTTCTGCACGATGTTTTTCGAGAGTTGAACGTGCCTATAGTTTTCAGCTCGCACGATCACAATTATCAAAGAATTGTGAAGGATGGAATAACGTACATCGTCACCGGTGGAGGGGGTGCCCCGCTGTACAGATTAGATCCGATCGAGGGACTTCTGGTCGGAGCGGTGGTCCATCACTTCGTGAAGGTGAACCTCCACAGGGATAGGATCGAGTGCGAAGCCATCTCTGTGAATGGTGAGATCATCGATTCTTTCACTGTCTCTGTCCGTAGTTCTTCCTGA
- a CDS encoding tripartite tricarboxylate transporter TctB family protein, with product MRDRISALLFMSLGIFFLVGALRMPRVTEYGKYGAPGIVPAFFSIMVILLCFIMLVRKHESTSDTRSVPDEIRRKENRKLILASVMFLVYVFLLGKINFLILTSVFLSATSMVFLRKRFVLIALTSVGTTLGIYYLFSRVFLLPLP from the coding sequence ATGAGGGACCGGATATCCGCCCTGCTGTTCATGTCTCTTGGGATCTTCTTCCTCGTCGGTGCGTTGAGGATGCCAAGGGTGACAGAGTACGGTAAGTACGGAGCACCGGGAATAGTCCCGGCGTTCTTTTCGATAATGGTCATCCTTCTGTGTTTCATAATGCTCGTGAGAAAACATGAGTCGACCTCGGATACTCGCTCTGTTCCTGACGAGATTCGTCGTAAAGAGAACAGAAAGCTCATCCTCGCATCCGTCATGTTCCTCGTCTACGTTTTTCTCCTTGGAAAGATCAACTTCCTCATCCTGACCTCAGTTTTCTTGAGCGCAACTTCGATGGTCTTTCTCAGAAAAAGGTTCGTCCTCATCGCATTAACCTCGGTCGGTACGACGCTGGGCATATACTATCTTTTTTCCAGAGTCTTTCTGCTTCCGCTCCCATGA
- a CDS encoding ABC transporter ATP-binding protein — protein MRKLLSVENLCVRYGKITAVKDVSFSLNEGELLAIVGANGAGKTSVLNAIMGLVKVHSGRVIFNGTDVTNLQSWERFKMGMCIVPEGARPFADMTVLENLEISAMNLNRAEAKRKMEWVFELFPRLAERKKQLAKTLSGGEKQMLAIARALVGPVKLLIMDEISLGLMPKLVTEMFRVIERLKQEKLTMLLAEQNTRKALQVADKVCVMQNGSIVLQGRTEELLNSEEIKKAYLGI, from the coding sequence GTGAGGAAGTTGCTTAGTGTGGAAAATCTCTGCGTTCGGTACGGTAAGATCACAGCCGTCAAGGATGTCAGTTTCTCTTTGAACGAGGGTGAATTGCTCGCGATCGTTGGGGCGAACGGGGCGGGAAAAACATCGGTGTTGAACGCGATCATGGGACTCGTGAAAGTTCATTCTGGAAGGGTGATTTTCAACGGGACGGATGTGACGAACTTGCAGTCGTGGGAACGCTTCAAGATGGGCATGTGCATAGTTCCTGAAGGTGCGCGACCGTTCGCGGACATGACCGTGCTTGAAAACCTTGAAATAAGCGCAATGAACCTGAACAGAGCTGAGGCGAAGAGAAAGATGGAGTGGGTGTTCGAGCTTTTCCCAAGGCTGGCGGAGAGGAAAAAACAGTTGGCGAAAACGCTGAGCGGTGGGGAGAAACAGATGCTGGCGATTGCCAGAGCCCTGGTCGGGCCAGTTAAACTTTTGATCATGGACGAGATTTCTCTCGGTTTGATGCCAAAATTGGTGACGGAGATGTTCAGGGTGATAGAAAGGTTGAAGCAAGAGAAGCTGACGATGCTGCTGGCAGAACAGAACACCAGGAAAGCGTTGCAGGTTGCGGACAAAGTGTGTGTCATGCAGAATGGTTCGATAGTTCTTCAGGGCAGAACCGAAGAGCTTCTGAACAGTGAAGAGATCAAGAAGGCATATCTTGGAATCTGA
- the aglA gene encoding alpha-glucosidase AglA, translating into MAPVKISIIGAGSAVFSMRLVNDLCKTKGLAGSLVSLMDIDEQRLNGVYDLATRYVKELGADLKFEKTTSLETSLHEADFVINTALVGGHAYLDKVRAIGEKHGYYRGIDAQELNMVTDYCTITNFNQLKFFVDLARLMEKICPNAWLLQTANPVFEGTNLISRCSKVKVVGFCHGHYGVMEMAEALGLDESKLDWQVAGFNHAIWLNRFVYDGQDGYRLLENWIEEGNLERWKPRNPFDLQMSPGAIDMYRFYGMMPIGDTVRNSTWYYNKDFETKKRWYGEPWGGPDSEEGWKWYQQRLKTTTDAIDFLSKNKSLKLMSLNTYLKFLPKGTVPEEMKKEVEVFSSPDKLSGEQHVPFIDSVVNNNPRRFVINVPNEGYIDGIPDGIFVEVPAIVDKDGWHVEKIEPKLNDKVLKFYLWPRMMRMEWALHAIMNGDKSALIEFLLRDPRTKSLEQAQTVIEEILNLPENQQMKAHYEKRMKL; encoded by the coding sequence TTGGCACCCGTGAAGATCAGCATCATCGGAGCGGGAAGTGCCGTTTTTTCTATGAGGCTTGTCAACGATCTGTGCAAGACGAAAGGTCTTGCGGGAAGCTTAGTTTCGCTGATGGACATCGACGAACAGAGGTTGAACGGAGTGTACGATTTGGCAACGAGGTACGTGAAGGAGCTGGGAGCAGATTTGAAGTTTGAAAAAACGACCTCGCTGGAAACTTCGCTACACGAGGCAGATTTTGTCATCAACACGGCCCTCGTTGGGGGACACGCGTATCTTGACAAGGTCAGGGCGATTGGAGAGAAACACGGATACTATCGAGGCATCGATGCACAGGAACTGAACATGGTAACGGACTACTGCACGATAACGAACTTCAACCAGCTGAAATTCTTCGTTGACCTTGCAAGGCTCATGGAAAAGATATGCCCCAACGCGTGGCTGTTGCAAACGGCGAATCCCGTGTTCGAAGGCACGAACCTCATAAGCCGCTGCTCGAAAGTAAAAGTTGTGGGTTTCTGCCACGGGCATTACGGTGTGATGGAGATGGCGGAAGCCCTGGGACTGGATGAAAGCAAGCTCGATTGGCAGGTTGCGGGATTCAACCACGCGATCTGGTTGAACAGGTTCGTTTACGACGGCCAGGATGGCTACAGGTTGCTGGAAAACTGGATAGAGGAAGGCAATTTGGAAAGGTGGAAACCGAGAAACCCGTTCGATCTGCAGATGAGTCCGGGGGCAATAGACATGTACAGATTCTACGGTATGATGCCCATTGGGGATACTGTCAGGAACAGTACGTGGTATTACAACAAGGACTTCGAAACGAAGAAAAGATGGTACGGTGAGCCGTGGGGAGGACCTGACTCCGAGGAAGGATGGAAGTGGTACCAGCAACGTCTCAAGACGACCACGGACGCGATCGATTTTCTTTCGAAAAATAAGTCTCTGAAGCTGATGTCTTTGAACACTTATTTGAAATTCTTACCGAAGGGAACGGTTCCAGAGGAAATGAAAAAAGAGGTCGAAGTCTTCTCGTCTCCGGACAAGCTCAGTGGGGAGCAACACGTACCCTTCATCGACTCTGTAGTGAACAACAACCCTCGGAGGTTCGTGATAAACGTTCCCAACGAAGGTTACATAGACGGCATTCCAGACGGGATCTTTGTGGAAGTACCCGCGATCGTGGACAAAGATGGCTGGCACGTTGAAAAGATCGAACCGAAACTTAACGACAAGGTGTTGAAATTCTATCTGTGGCCGAGGATGATGAGAATGGAATGGGCACTTCACGCCATCATGAACGGCGACAAGTCAGCTTTGATAGAATTCTTGTTGAGGGATCCGAGGACAAAGAGTTTGGAGCAGGCACAGACTGTCATCGAGGAAATCTTGAACCTTCCAGAGAATCAACAAATGAAGGCTCACTACGAAAAAAGAATGAAGCTGTGA
- the proC gene encoding pyrroline-5-carboxylate reductase codes for MGVVGVGNIGGIIANRLVESKLFQPKEVFLSNRSTEKLKPFIERGYAITGTGEISKLCDIIFLCVKPQDSERMFEELGPAEDRILISTMTAVSIDRIERKTRAKRIVRIMPNVPAMIGEGLVGACRSSHVDDETWQTCLRVLSCLGTVVEVKEEQMEAVTALSGSAPAFFFVILEALIDAGIRMGLSYEKSRLMVLETMAGSAKLLLKLENHPGEFRHVVTSPAGTTIEGIYRMEREGVRGALMKTIHETYLRALQLKNELNDQLGG; via the coding sequence GTGGGTGTGGTGGGAGTTGGAAACATCGGTGGAATCATCGCAAACAGGTTGGTCGAATCGAAGCTTTTTCAACCAAAGGAGGTGTTTCTGAGCAACAGATCGACAGAAAAGCTCAAACCTTTCATCGAAAGGGGTTATGCCATAACGGGTACGGGAGAAATCTCCAAACTGTGTGACATCATTTTCCTGTGCGTCAAACCTCAAGACAGCGAACGGATGTTCGAAGAGCTTGGCCCAGCGGAAGACAGGATCTTGATCAGCACGATGACCGCCGTGAGCATCGACAGGATCGAGAGAAAGACACGCGCGAAGAGGATCGTCAGAATCATGCCGAACGTTCCCGCGATGATTGGAGAAGGTCTGGTTGGTGCGTGCAGATCTTCGCACGTCGACGATGAAACGTGGCAGACATGTCTGCGAGTTCTTTCATGTCTGGGAACCGTGGTCGAGGTGAAAGAAGAGCAAATGGAGGCAGTGACGGCACTCAGCGGAAGCGCACCTGCGTTCTTTTTTGTCATCCTTGAGGCGTTGATAGATGCGGGCATAAGGATGGGACTTTCGTACGAGAAATCGCGCCTGATGGTTTTAGAAACGATGGCTGGTTCTGCGAAGTTGCTTTTGAAGCTCGAGAACCATCCAGGCGAGTTCAGGCACGTGGTCACATCCCCTGCGGGCACGACGATCGAAGGCATTTACAGGATGGAAAGAGAAGGTGTCAGGGGTGCCCTCATGAAAACGATCCACGAAACTTACTTGAGAGCGTTACAATTGAAGAATGAACTCAACGATCAGCTCGGAGGGTGA
- a CDS encoding ABC transporter substrate-binding protein, protein MARRAVAVLLTVLSLLSFAAIKIGFFAPLTGPAAADGASALHGAQLAVEYINSRGGVLGQPVELVWYDDNFKADQAVNIAYKLVQQDKVAVVVSGSYSGMTRAAAGIYQQLKVPMISAYAVHPEIVATGEYIFRVGTLATVQGRAGAHLAVEKLGAKKIAILTVDNDFGVSLTAGFKEEAIKLGAEIVFEQKYPLGETDFRPLLTRIKAVKPDAIYATGYFSEAARLVTQARQMGIFVPIIGQEGYDSPQFAKLAEAGAANGVVITTDLNRDSEKPIVKWFIEEYAKRYNLDADMVGASAFDAVMVAAKAIQIAGTYDPAKIRDALASIKAGDVELEDFVTGFRGFTEKRESLRTITCQIYLGNRFHWFWEIKDPAIVTP, encoded by the coding sequence GTGGCAAGAAGAGCTGTAGCAGTTTTACTCACTGTGTTGTCGTTACTGAGTTTCGCTGCTATCAAGATCGGTTTCTTCGCTCCGCTCACCGGTCCGGCAGCAGCAGACGGTGCAAGCGCGCTGCATGGGGCACAGCTCGCTGTGGAGTACATCAACTCACGCGGAGGAGTACTGGGTCAACCAGTGGAGCTGGTGTGGTACGATGACAACTTCAAAGCCGATCAGGCAGTCAACATCGCCTACAAGCTCGTTCAGCAGGACAAAGTTGCGGTGGTTGTGAGCGGTTCTTACAGCGGTATGACCAGGGCAGCGGCGGGAATTTACCAGCAACTCAAGGTGCCCATGATCTCTGCTTACGCTGTGCACCCCGAGATCGTTGCGACGGGTGAGTACATCTTCAGGGTCGGAACACTCGCCACCGTTCAGGGAAGAGCGGGGGCACATTTGGCCGTTGAAAAGCTCGGGGCAAAGAAAATCGCGATACTCACAGTGGACAACGACTTCGGAGTTTCACTCACCGCCGGCTTCAAGGAAGAAGCGATCAAGCTGGGTGCAGAAATAGTCTTTGAGCAGAAATACCCGCTCGGTGAAACGGACTTCAGACCTCTTCTGACACGCATCAAAGCTGTGAAGCCTGACGCCATTTACGCGACTGGTTATTTCTCCGAAGCTGCAAGGTTGGTTACACAGGCGAGACAGATGGGCATCTTCGTTCCTATCATCGGTCAGGAAGGTTACGATTCACCTCAGTTCGCGAAACTCGCCGAAGCGGGTGCCGCAAACGGAGTGGTCATAACGACTGACCTGAACAGGGACAGCGAAAAACCGATTGTGAAATGGTTCATTGAGGAATACGCGAAGAGGTACAACCTCGATGCGGACATGGTTGGAGCTTCCGCGTTCGACGCCGTGATGGTTGCGGCCAAGGCCATCCAGATCGCCGGCACTTACGATCCAGCGAAGATAAGGGATGCCCTCGCGAGCATTAAAGCGGGAGATGTGGAGCTCGAAGATTTCGTGACGGGTTTCAGGGGATTCACAGAAAAGAGAGAATCGCTCAGGACAATAACGTGTCAGATCTATCTTGGAAACAGGTTCCACTGGTTCTGGGAGATCAAAGATCCCGCGATTGTAACTCCGTGA
- a CDS encoding class II aldolase/adducin family protein has translation MYEEAKKLLVEYGRKMLESNMVSGTAGNLSVRVDEKLFAITPSGMPYHELEPEDIPILDMEGRVVEGKRKPSIEFKLHMEIYRNFSDVHAVVHAHPIYCGVLSILRLPLPALNETMLLYTTHVPVSEYANSGTEQLARNVVEAMKKSKVVIMANHGLVCGAESLKKAFDMCETIERTAKIYVLALSTGRTIYTIDERSALEAMEFLRKNYGQRQ, from the coding sequence GTGTACGAAGAAGCGAAGAAGCTGCTGGTTGAGTACGGGAGAAAGATGCTCGAGTCCAACATGGTGAGTGGTACGGCGGGTAACTTGAGCGTCAGGGTTGACGAGAAACTTTTCGCGATCACGCCCAGCGGGATGCCGTACCACGAACTTGAACCTGAAGATATACCCATCCTCGACATGGAAGGTCGGGTGGTCGAAGGGAAAAGGAAACCGTCCATCGAGTTCAAACTCCACATGGAGATCTACAGAAACTTCTCCGACGTTCACGCCGTTGTACATGCCCATCCAATTTACTGTGGCGTTCTTTCGATTCTGAGGCTTCCCCTGCCCGCTCTGAACGAAACGATGCTGCTGTACACCACACATGTTCCCGTGAGCGAGTACGCAAACTCCGGCACGGAGCAACTCGCAAGGAACGTCGTTGAAGCGATGAAAAAGAGTAAAGTTGTCATAATGGCGAACCACGGTCTGGTGTGCGGGGCGGAAAGCTTGAAAAAAGCTTTCGATATGTGCGAAACCATAGAGAGAACGGCCAAGATTTATGTACTCGCACTATCAACCGGCAGGACGATCTATACGATAGACGAGCGAAGCGCACTCGAAGCGATGGAGTTTCTCAGGAAGAACTACGGACAGAGACAGTGA
- a CDS encoding Bug family tripartite tricarboxylate transporter substrate binding protein, with the protein MKKFLAVLVLFSVILAFAEWKPAKSITVIVPWAAGGSTDQVTRMITAQMEPLLGRKFIIVNTPGGAGSIGTLNAWQAPHDGYTWTANATLDITKYAVLGYMNITHRDWTYFLCAEAPNVVVVNPNSPYRTIVDLVNAMKENPEIPLSSAGTGSGGHVALEIFAEYFNVKYKHVPYAGGAPATTAVVTGEVVGNMQFIHEVADMARAGRLRILCTLAAEPINLQGYGEIPSIRQWYPDFPDVRFHFGLIIPKDVPAEVLKTVGEVFEKAVNSDAFKEWAIKQGLKPVCYYGEEAENIVEQVARRVTWLLYDRGIATVSPEQFNIPRIGQ; encoded by the coding sequence ATGAAAAAGTTTCTTGCAGTTCTTGTACTGTTTTCAGTCATTCTCGCGTTCGCAGAATGGAAACCCGCAAAATCCATAACCGTGATCGTTCCGTGGGCTGCTGGTGGCTCGACCGATCAAGTTACCAGGATGATCACAGCCCAGATGGAACCGTTGCTCGGCAGAAAGTTCATCATCGTCAACACGCCGGGCGGAGCTGGCTCGATTGGAACCCTCAACGCCTGGCAGGCACCACACGATGGTTACACCTGGACGGCAAACGCAACGCTGGACATCACCAAGTACGCTGTGCTGGGGTACATGAACATCACACACAGAGACTGGACATACTTTCTGTGCGCCGAGGCTCCCAACGTGGTAGTTGTGAATCCGAACTCACCCTATCGGACGATAGTGGATCTCGTGAACGCGATGAAAGAAAACCCTGAGATACCGCTGTCTTCGGCAGGCACTGGTAGCGGTGGTCACGTGGCGCTCGAAATATTCGCGGAATACTTCAACGTGAAGTACAAACACGTCCCGTACGCGGGCGGAGCACCAGCCACGACCGCCGTCGTGACGGGCGAAGTGGTCGGAAACATGCAGTTCATTCACGAAGTAGCCGATATGGCAAGGGCAGGAAGACTGAGAATCCTCTGCACGCTGGCGGCAGAACCCATCAATTTACAAGGTTACGGCGAGATTCCATCCATCAGACAGTGGTATCCAGATTTTCCAGACGTGCGCTTCCATTTCGGCTTGATCATCCCGAAAGACGTACCCGCTGAGGTTTTAAAAACCGTCGGCGAAGTCTTCGAAAAGGCAGTCAATTCGGATGCATTCAAAGAGTGGGCCATCAAGCAAGGTCTCAAGCCAGTTTGTTACTACGGTGAAGAGGCGGAGAACATCGTGGAACAAGTTGCAAGAAGGGTAACCTGGTTGCTGTACGATCGTGGGATCGCAACGGTTTCACCTGAACAGTTCAACATTCCAAGGATCGGTCAGTGA
- a CDS encoding branched-chain amino acid ABC transporter permease, producing MSLDYFLTVSVFTMINMILALSLNVLIGYAGQVSLGHAAFFGIGAYASAILTVKFGMNYWLALLLSVLISGLVGLLLGLPALRVKEDFLVLATIGINFVVVSIFNYVKFFGGPYGILGLPRPSLFNHAFSTREYAIYVLVWTILVILFVRYLSKTYVKLGFDSLREDEDAAESVGVSSPRYKMYAFTIAGLLAGLAGNLWAHYMTVVFPDNFAFPVSIGILTMVVVGGVGTLFGPLVGAVIVTTLPEILRFARDYRMLIYGLIIVFTMFFMPKGIVGSIKERIYGAALSEKRIEKIRRVAGS from the coding sequence ATGAGCTTAGACTACTTTCTGACCGTATCCGTTTTCACAATGATAAACATGATACTCGCACTCAGTTTGAACGTACTGATAGGTTACGCAGGCCAGGTTTCACTCGGGCACGCGGCGTTTTTCGGTATAGGTGCCTACGCATCGGCGATCCTCACGGTGAAATTCGGTATGAACTACTGGTTGGCACTTTTACTCTCTGTCCTCATAAGTGGCCTCGTTGGATTGCTTTTGGGCCTACCTGCGTTGAGGGTGAAGGAAGATTTCCTGGTCTTGGCGACGATCGGTATCAACTTCGTGGTCGTGTCGATCTTCAACTACGTCAAGTTCTTCGGTGGACCGTACGGCATTCTCGGATTGCCAAGACCCAGCCTGTTCAACCATGCGTTCAGCACGCGAGAGTACGCGATCTACGTGCTCGTGTGGACCATCCTGGTCATACTCTTCGTGAGATACCTTTCCAAAACTTACGTGAAACTTGGGTTCGATTCGCTGAGAGAAGACGAGGACGCAGCGGAGTCGGTTGGAGTGAGTTCACCGAGGTACAAGATGTACGCCTTCACGATAGCAGGTCTCCTGGCCGGGCTTGCGGGTAATCTCTGGGCGCACTACATGACCGTCGTCTTTCCTGACAACTTCGCTTTTCCAGTGTCCATAGGCATACTGACCATGGTTGTCGTCGGTGGCGTTGGAACGCTCTTCGGACCACTGGTCGGAGCGGTTATCGTGACAACCTTGCCCGAAATATTGAGGTTCGCAAGGGATTACAGGATGCTGATCTACGGTTTGATCATAGTGTTCACGATGTTCTTCATGCCCAAGGGTATCGTTGGAAGCATAAAGGAGCGGATCTACGGTGCTGCTCTCAGTGAGAAACGTATCGAAAAGATTCGGCGGGTTGCAGGCAGTTAA
- a CDS encoding ABC transporter ATP-binding protein, with product MLLSVRNVSKRFGGLQAVKDVSFNVEAGEIRAIIGPNGAGKTTLFNMINGFLKPDSGVVIFDGKNIVGLRPSEIARMGLARTFQIVKPFSNLSVLENVLAGLGLEYYPSLAAFHRSPFDREHVRKAWEILEMLGIEKYASVAAGTLPLGLQRKVEIARALALKPKLLLLDEAVSGLNDAETEEMISVVKKINQFGVTILFIEHDMRFTVKVAHRITVLDYGVKIAEGGPEQVMKDPKVIEAYLGSEEVA from the coding sequence GTGCTGCTCTCAGTGAGAAACGTATCGAAAAGATTCGGCGGGTTGCAGGCAGTTAAGGACGTTTCCTTCAATGTCGAAGCGGGTGAGATCAGGGCCATCATAGGTCCAAACGGGGCGGGAAAGACAACCCTCTTCAACATGATAAACGGATTCTTGAAGCCAGATTCCGGCGTGGTGATTTTCGACGGCAAGAACATAGTCGGCCTGAGACCGAGCGAGATCGCAAGGATGGGACTCGCAAGAACGTTTCAGATCGTAAAGCCTTTCTCCAATCTGAGTGTTCTCGAAAATGTCCTGGCAGGTCTGGGTCTGGAATACTATCCCAGCTTAGCGGCCTTTCATCGTTCACCTTTTGACAGGGAGCATGTCAGAAAGGCTTGGGAAATTCTGGAAATGCTCGGCATAGAAAAATATGCCAGTGTGGCAGCGGGTACTTTACCGCTGGGACTGCAGAGAAAAGTGGAGATCGCAAGGGCTCTGGCTTTGAAACCGAAGTTACTCCTGTTGGATGAGGCGGTCTCTGGCTTGAACGATGCCGAGACGGAAGAGATGATAAGCGTGGTTAAGAAAATAAACCAGTTCGGCGTGACGATACTCTTCATAGAGCACGATATGAGATTCACCGTGAAGGTTGCGCACAGGATAACCGTTCTCGATTATGGTGTCAAGATCGCGGAAGGTGGCCCCGAGCAGGTCATGAAGGACCCGAAGGTCATCGAAGCGTACTTAGGGAGTGAGGAAGTTGCTTAG
- a CDS encoding GGDEF domain-containing protein — MLESIWNRGGGTIGKTSHSGFLRTVLVFIFVSILSALTFPERAEVNLLLFSLSLLDFAFRLLISYVIYSYRHVPMKMGISLITFSGLLNFLNSHLIVPHFDLISTLSNLSGCAIMALSLLWFFRDFIAEELHRLIYTDYLTGALNRQAFVRLANKKLRSLKVGKTACLIYLDLDNFKRVNDLYGHPFGDKLLQAAVRRIKTSIRSEDLLGRIGGDEFVVLLPHADAETAKEVLMRIHEKFCQPFSIDGIRIELSLSAGTAVYPTDGQNLQDLIEVSDRAMYRTKMAKRGETRVRRSEEAAG, encoded by the coding sequence GTGTTAGAATCGATCTGGAATCGCGGGGGTGGAACGATCGGGAAGACGAGCCATTCAGGCTTTTTGAGAACGGTGCTGGTCTTCATCTTTGTATCGATTCTTTCGGCTCTCACTTTCCCAGAACGCGCTGAGGTGAATTTGCTTTTGTTCTCTCTCAGTCTTCTGGACTTCGCTTTCAGACTCCTGATAAGCTACGTGATCTATTCTTATCGGCACGTACCGATGAAGATGGGAATTTCCCTGATCACGTTTTCGGGTCTGCTGAACTTTCTGAACAGTCATTTGATAGTCCCACACTTTGACCTGATCAGTACCCTTTCGAACCTTTCAGGCTGTGCCATCATGGCTTTGAGCCTTCTGTGGTTTTTCAGAGATTTCATCGCCGAGGAACTTCACAGGTTGATATACACGGATTATTTGACGGGAGCCCTCAACCGTCAGGCGTTCGTTCGACTCGCCAACAAAAAATTGCGCTCGCTGAAGGTTGGCAAAACAGCTTGCCTCATCTATCTGGACCTCGACAATTTCAAAAGGGTCAACGATCTTTACGGACATCCTTTCGGCGATAAGTTGTTGCAGGCCGCCGTCAGGAGGATCAAAACTTCTATAAGATCTGAAGACCTGCTGGGTAGAATTGGAGGAGACGAATTCGTGGTGCTGCTTCCACACGCCGATGCGGAGACGGCGAAAGAAGTTCTGATGAGGATCCATGAAAAGTTCTGTCAACCGTTCAGCATCGATGGAATCAGGATCGAACTGAGTTTGAGCGCCGGAACAGCGGTTTATCCAACGGACGGTCAGAACCTTCAGGATCTGATAGAAGTATCGGATAGAGCGATGTATCGAACAAAGATGGCGAAGCGAGGTGAAACGCGTGTACGAAGAAGCGAAGAAGCTGCTGGTTGA